In Methylomagnum ishizawai, one DNA window encodes the following:
- a CDS encoding winged helix-turn-helix domain-containing protein, with the protein MNRSIRIQRLAPQDRERWQALFYRHQQQSRRRRLLALRSLWDGESMAEVCRSQGVQRKTLEKWLDSYLHGGFDALLAPQRRPRPQTLNPQRRKVLRYILLHKAPADYGIDSYQWTAVHVQDLLSKKWGLSLSANRLYEIFDELGLSLQRAHRDYGPAKPAERASFVKDLEKKPPRPEPTPPL; encoded by the coding sequence ATGAACCGCTCTATCCGCATCCAACGGCTGGCCCCGCAGGACCGCGAACGGTGGCAGGCGCTGTTCTACCGCCACCAGCAGCAGAGCCGGCGGCGTAGGCTGCTGGCCTTGAGGTCCCTGTGGGACGGCGAGAGCATGGCCGAGGTCTGCCGCAGCCAGGGAGTCCAGCGCAAGACGCTGGAGAAGTGGCTGGACAGCTACCTTCATGGCGGCTTCGACGCCCTGCTGGCCCCGCAAAGGCGGCCCCGCCCGCAAACCCTGAACCCGCAGCGGCGCAAGGTTCTGCGCTACATCCTGCTCCACAAGGCGCCGGCGGACTATGGCATCGACAGCTACCAATGGACGGCGGTCCACGTCCAGGACTTGCTCAGCAAGAAATGGGGCCTGTCGCTGAGCGCCAACCGGCTTTACGAAATCTTCGACGAACTGGGTCTCTCCCTCCAGCGCGCCCACCGCGACTACGGCCCCGCCAAGCCCGCCGAGCGGGCCAGCTTCGTGAAGGATCTCGAAAAAAAACCGCCGAGGCCGGAACCGACACCGCCCTTGTAG
- a CDS encoding alpha-amylase family glycosyl hydrolase yields the protein MKIYNLFPLLAGRLNQWKPHLERAAHMGFDWIFVNPVQLTGQSGSLYSIKDYFALNPKLLSEKGTATPEAQMKAVVAEAEKLGLSMMVDLVINHCAYDSALLKQHPEWFAKKNGQIAHPSCVHDGQEVVWRDLARFDHLHTSDREGLYRYCLKTVEYLLELGFKGLRCDAAYQLPSDFWRRLIADVRKKWPDTVFAAETLGCNPEQTKDTARAGFDYIFNSSKWWDFSSPWLMEQYHLTRETVPSISFPESHDTARLFAEVNGNADAMKQRYLFAALFSAGVMMPMGFEYGFRKSLHVVDSRPEDWETPAIDLTGFIQHVNAVKSRYPVFMEESVTEVLPYHPNHSILLLWKASPKTHSEALIILNKDVWHRQYFQTDNLNHYVQSVAPMVDASPEWAMEYLPAPFGFELAPGMGRILVADRA from the coding sequence ATGAAAATCTACAACCTATTCCCCCTATTGGCGGGCCGCTTGAACCAATGGAAACCCCATTTGGAACGCGCCGCCCATATGGGTTTCGATTGGATCTTCGTCAATCCCGTCCAACTGACCGGCCAATCCGGCAGCCTGTATTCGATCAAAGATTATTTCGCCCTCAATCCCAAGCTGCTGTCCGAGAAAGGCACGGCCACCCCCGAAGCCCAGATGAAGGCCGTGGTGGCCGAGGCCGAAAAGCTGGGCCTGTCGATGATGGTGGATTTGGTCATCAACCATTGCGCCTACGATTCGGCCCTGCTCAAGCAGCATCCCGAATGGTTCGCCAAGAAGAACGGCCAGATCGCCCATCCGTCCTGCGTCCACGACGGCCAGGAAGTGGTGTGGCGCGATTTGGCCCGCTTCGACCACCTGCATACCTCCGACCGCGAAGGCTTGTACCGCTATTGCCTGAAAACGGTCGAATACCTGCTGGAATTGGGTTTCAAGGGCTTGCGCTGCGACGCGGCCTATCAATTGCCCAGCGACTTTTGGCGGCGCCTGATCGCCGATGTCCGTAAAAAATGGCCGGATACGGTATTCGCCGCCGAAACCCTGGGCTGCAATCCCGAGCAAACCAAGGACACCGCCCGCGCCGGGTTCGACTACATTTTCAACAGCTCGAAATGGTGGGATTTCTCCAGCCCGTGGCTGATGGAGCAATATCATCTGACCCGCGAAACCGTGCCCTCGATCAGCTTCCCGGAAAGCCACGACACCGCCCGCTTGTTCGCCGAGGTCAATGGCAACGCGGACGCCATGAAACAGCGCTATTTATTCGCCGCGCTGTTCTCCGCCGGGGTGATGATGCCGATGGGTTTCGAGTACGGCTTCCGCAAAAGCCTGCATGTGGTGGACAGCCGCCCGGAAGACTGGGAAACCCCCGCCATCGACCTGACCGGCTTCATCCAGCATGTCAACGCGGTGAAGAGCCGCTATCCGGTGTTCATGGAGGAAAGCGTCACCGAGGTGCTGCCCTACCACCCGAACCATTCCATCCTGTTGCTGTGGAAAGCCTCGCCCAAAACCCATAGCGAAGCCCTCATCATCCTCAACAAGGACGTTTGGCACCGGCAGTATTTCCAGACCGACAACCTCAACCATTACGTGCAGAGCGTC
- a CDS encoding transposase, with protein sequence MLSTTGTHYAWAEKNTAPAPPSNEKRREKLNGFLALDLNSGRTTVDFQPQAKTGNAVYVIALIVLRYARLGFRHILFILDNCSIHNDSMKAALADLLAEIALAQGIAVDFLHTPAYSPKFNPAKYLIHLVRKNSLYHLPHAMTVQQRAERVRRHLAQAPPQTPQQIKNILRHIYRLPKSGWS encoded by the coding sequence CTGCTGTCCACGACCGGCACCCATTATGCCTGGGCGGAGAAGAACACCGCCCCGGCGCCGCCGAGCAACGAGAAGCGGCGGGAGAAACTGAACGGCTTCCTGGCCCTGGACCTGAACAGTGGCCGGACCACCGTGGACTTCCAGCCCCAGGCCAAAACCGGCAACGCCGTCTACGTCATCGCCCTGATCGTCCTGCGATATGCCCGCCTGGGCTTCCGCCACATCCTGTTCATCCTCGACAACTGCTCCATCCACAACGACTCCATGAAGGCCGCGCTGGCAGACCTGCTGGCGGAAATCGCCCTGGCCCAGGGCATCGCCGTGGACTTCCTCCACACCCCGGCCTACTCCCCCAAGTTCAACCCGGCCAAATACCTCATCCACCTCGTCAGGAAGAACTCCCTCTACCACCTGCCCCACGCCATGACCGTCCAGCAGCGGGCCGAGCGTGTCCGTCGGCACTTGGCCCAGGCCCCTCCGCAAACGCCCCAGCAGATCAAAAACATCCTCAGGCATATCTACCGCCTGCCAAAAAGTGGGTGGTCTTAG
- a CDS encoding serine/threonine protein kinase, whose protein sequence is MRKPLFGTTEGKPEPTEPRAASYFLEPGTLIDQYIIERPLAGGGFSSVYLARQSEDQTQVAIKEYLPRRLAHRNGQLEVVPVTEDARRAFIRGRQLFLEEAKVLTRLKHRNIVEVLNFFRANATVYLVMTFEYGKVLGDYLLKEKKGGVSEQFLTMVFLPLLDGVRTIHNNGLLHLDIKPHNILIRSGGDPLLLDFGACQPYPYEERSRIGKVLSNGFSPIEQYDQDGMLGPWSDLYALGATMRMCLDGTFPPSAPERAERDILVPAAKAYRRRYSPIWLEAIDWAMEIHPEQRPQSVAEFLMSLTPAPPGQEPPTE, encoded by the coding sequence ATGAGAAAACCATTGTTCGGCACGACAGAAGGGAAACCGGAGCCAACGGAACCACGGGCGGCGTCCTATTTCCTGGAACCCGGCACACTGATCGACCAGTACATCATCGAACGCCCCTTGGCCGGCGGCGGTTTCAGCTCGGTCTACCTGGCCCGCCAGTCCGAGGACCAAACCCAGGTCGCCATCAAGGAATACCTGCCGCGCCGCCTCGCCCACCGCAACGGCCAGCTCGAAGTCGTCCCCGTCACCGAGGACGCCCGCCGCGCCTTCATCCGCGGCCGCCAGTTGTTCCTGGAAGAGGCCAAGGTGCTGACCCGGCTCAAGCACCGCAACATCGTCGAGGTGCTGAACTTCTTCCGCGCCAATGCCACCGTCTATCTGGTGATGACCTTCGAGTACGGCAAGGTCTTGGGCGATTATCTGCTGAAGGAAAAAAAAGGCGGGGTGAGCGAGCAATTCCTGACCATGGTATTCCTGCCGCTGTTGGACGGGGTGCGCACCATCCACAACAACGGTCTCCTCCACCTGGATATCAAGCCCCACAACATCCTGATCCGTTCCGGCGGCGATCCCTTGCTGCTGGATTTCGGCGCTTGCCAGCCCTACCCCTACGAAGAGCGCAGCCGCATCGGCAAGGTGTTGAGCAATGGCTTCTCGCCCATCGAGCAATACGACCAGGACGGGATGCTCGGCCCTTGGAGCGATCTGTATGCGCTCGGGGCCACCATGCGGATGTGCCTGGACGGGACGTTCCCGCCCTCCGCCCCCGAGCGGGCCGAGCGCGACATCCTGGTCCCGGCGGCGAAGGCGTACCGGCGGCGCTATTCCCCGATCTGGCTGGAAGCCATCGATTGGGCCATGGAAATCCACCCGGAACAGCGCCCGCAATCGGTGGCCGAATTCCTCATGTCGCTGACCCCGGCCCCACCCGGCCAGGAACCGCCGACCGAATAA
- a CDS encoding YicC/YloC family endoribonuclease, with translation MTAFAGAEREVQGWRFAWELRSVNHRYLDVALRLPDALRFLEPEARNRIAGRIKRGRVDATLSWKKTEQGEAAIHVNRALVAQLLAAAREVEALGGAALAGFNAFEVLKWPGALHEPEADREALAAAVLDLLAEALDKMVAGRGAEGRLLAGFIEERCLKMKEQVGAARVRLPEVLQAMRQKVVARLQEVAANPDADRLEQELVYLAQKLDVAEELDRLGAHIDEVLRTLKQKEPVGRRLDFLLQELNREANTLGSKSADAETTRASVEMKVLIEQMREQIQNIE, from the coding sequence ATGACGGCTTTTGCCGGGGCCGAACGCGAGGTCCAGGGTTGGCGCTTTGCCTGGGAACTGCGCTCGGTCAACCACCGCTATCTCGATGTCGCCCTTAGGCTGCCGGACGCCTTGCGTTTTCTGGAGCCCGAGGCCCGCAACCGCATCGCCGGGCGGATCAAGCGGGGCCGGGTCGATGCCACCCTGTCCTGGAAGAAGACCGAACAGGGCGAGGCGGCGATCCACGTCAACCGCGCCCTGGTGGCGCAATTGCTGGCGGCGGCCCGCGAGGTGGAGGCATTGGGCGGTGCCGCCTTGGCCGGCTTCAACGCCTTCGAGGTGCTGAAATGGCCTGGCGCCCTGCATGAACCCGAGGCCGACCGCGAGGCGCTGGCGGCGGCGGTGTTGGACCTCCTGGCCGAAGCCTTGGACAAGATGGTGGCGGGGCGCGGGGCCGAGGGCCGTTTGCTGGCCGGGTTCATCGAGGAGCGCTGCTTGAAGATGAAGGAGCAGGTCGGCGCGGCGCGGGTGCGCTTGCCGGAGGTGTTGCAGGCTATGCGGCAGAAGGTGGTGGCGCGGCTACAGGAGGTCGCCGCCAATCCCGACGCCGACCGGCTGGAACAGGAATTGGTGTATCTGGCGCAGAAGCTGGACGTGGCCGAGGAACTGGATCGGCTGGGGGCGCATATCGACGAGGTGCTGCGGACTTTGAAGCAGAAGGAGCCGGTCGGGCGGCGGCTGGATTTCCTGCTGCAAGAACTCAACCGCGAGGCCAATACCCTGGGCTCGAAATCGGCGGATGCCGAAACCACCCGCGCCTCGGTGGAGATGAAGGTGTTGATCGAGCAGATGCGGGAACAGATACAAAACATTGAATAG
- a CDS encoding DUF4124 domain-containing protein: MKKLMLLAALWAASAEAETYRCNVDGKTVYSQTQCSHGAERVRMAPAPTDSLDNPEAAERHRLKLEQEQARQEAERQELERQAEAARQRTLEEERLRHDRAMESNLEVVKSKLDRIETDTKQLRREQAEQGSALDQARSEQARSKALGTTCRPNGGGTLYCD; encoded by the coding sequence ATGAAAAAACTCATGCTCCTCGCCGCCCTATGGGCCGCTTCTGCGGAGGCCGAAACCTACCGCTGTAACGTCGATGGCAAGACGGTCTATTCCCAAACCCAATGTTCTCACGGGGCGGAGCGGGTGCGGATGGCCCCGGCACCCACCGATTCCCTCGACAATCCGGAGGCGGCGGAACGTCACCGGTTAAAACTCGAACAGGAACAGGCCCGCCAGGAAGCCGAACGCCAGGAACTCGAGCGGCAGGCGGAAGCGGCCCGCCAACGGACTTTGGAAGAGGAGCGCCTCCGCCATGACCGGGCCATGGAGTCCAATTTGGAGGTGGTCAAGTCCAAGCTGGACCGCATCGAAACCGACACCAAACAGTTGCGCCGGGAACAGGCCGAACAGGGTTCCGCGCTGGACCAGGCTCGCTCCGAGCAGGCGCGGTCGAAAGCCTTGGGGACGACCTGCCGACCCAATGGCGGCGGCACGTTGTATTGCGACTGA
- a CDS encoding Rsd/AlgQ family anti-sigma factor, which translates to MNQTLQERRHNTGQLIQELLEERQQLWSQYCALSGMQPFASGEPLDIKIQEFCGLLVDYISLGHFGIYQRLTDGSERRGRILRVAEKIYPRIIQATGTAVDFNDKYEKLSGDALREHLAEDLSKLGEELVLRNDLEDQLLAAMTS; encoded by the coding sequence ATGAACCAGACCCTCCAAGAGCGTCGGCACAACACCGGCCAGTTGATCCAGGAATTATTGGAAGAACGCCAGCAACTCTGGTCGCAATATTGCGCCCTCAGCGGGATGCAACCTTTCGCCTCCGGGGAACCGCTGGATATCAAAATCCAGGAGTTCTGCGGCCTCCTGGTCGATTACATCTCGCTGGGCCATTTCGGGATTTATCAACGCCTGACCGACGGCAGCGAACGGCGGGGCAGAATCCTCCGGGTGGCGGAGAAAATCTATCCCCGCATCATCCAAGCCACCGGCACCGCCGTGGATTTCAACGACAAATACGAAAAACTCAGCGGCGATGCCCTGCGCGAACATCTGGCGGAAGACCTGTCCAAGCTCGGCGAGGAACTGGTATTGCGCAACGACCTGGAAGACCAATTGCTCGCGGCCATGACCTCGTAA
- a CDS encoding NAD(P)-dependent alcohol dehydrogenase, which produces MQTMQFKPYGGLAQLGPVATPIPTPGSRQILVEVAASSVNPIDWKLRGGVLRWVVGLAGFPATPCFDFAGAVKAIGAEVVDFKPGDRVFGMSPLKTQGAAAEYLALDAAYAAPVPAALDDRAAAGLPLAGMTALQALRDQGGLQAGQRALIIGAAGGVGHYAMQIAKALGAEVTGVCSTRNIELVRSLGADEVVDYTQGEPAASKPGFDVILDTVMNRPFGTWRPLLAEAGVYVSLLAKPGSWLQARTLPLYSRQRLRFTAVQPNRADLVYLAGLAQQGQLRTVIDSVYPLAELAAALGQSRTGRARGKVIVAMKAG; this is translated from the coding sequence ATGCAAACCATGCAATTCAAACCCTATGGCGGCCTCGCCCAACTCGGCCCGGTCGCAACGCCCATCCCCACGCCCGGTTCCCGGCAAATCCTGGTCGAAGTGGCTGCCAGTTCGGTGAACCCCATCGATTGGAAATTGCGCGGTGGCGTGCTGCGCTGGGTGGTGGGACTGGCCGGTTTTCCCGCCACACCGTGTTTCGATTTCGCGGGCGCGGTCAAGGCCATCGGCGCGGAAGTCGTCGATTTCAAGCCCGGCGACCGGGTGTTCGGCATGTCGCCGTTGAAAACCCAGGGCGCGGCGGCGGAATATCTGGCGCTGGACGCGGCCTATGCCGCCCCGGTCCCCGCCGCGCTGGACGACCGGGCGGCGGCGGGCTTGCCCCTGGCCGGGATGACCGCCCTGCAAGCCCTGCGTGACCAAGGCGGCTTACAAGCCGGGCAACGCGCCTTGATCATCGGCGCAGCGGGTGGGGTCGGCCATTACGCGATGCAAATCGCCAAGGCCCTGGGCGCGGAGGTCACAGGCGTGTGCAGCACCCGCAATATCGAACTGGTGCGCAGCCTGGGCGCGGATGAAGTCGTCGATTACACCCAAGGCGAACCCGCGGCCTCGAAGCCGGGCTTCGATGTCATCCTCGACACGGTGATGAACCGCCCGTTCGGGACTTGGCGTCCGCTATTGGCCGAGGCGGGCGTCTACGTCTCGCTGTTGGCCAAACCCGGCTCTTGGCTCCAGGCCCGGACCCTGCCGCTGTATTCGCGCCAACGCCTGCGCTTCACCGCCGTCCAGCCGAACCGGGCCGACCTCGTCTATCTGGCCGGATTGGCCCAGCAGGGCCAACTCCGCACCGTGATCGACAGCGTTTATCCCCTGGCGGAACTCGCCGCCGCCCTGGGCCAGAGCCGGACGGGCCGGGCGCGGGGGAAAGTTATCGTGGCGATGAAGGCGGGATAG
- a CDS encoding tyrosine-type recombinase/integrase, translating to MGKLTDVEIRNWIKAGERFDMRSIGDGLYLRYREADAVPLWRFRYRIGGKQRVMNLGGYGDLSLADARKTAKELRARVALGHDVAAEKQERKAEAVAKMEAGKNALTVAKLSDEYFERMILGRWKHPNIVRSRIEKDIKPSIGKLKVEDVKPSHIDAMLQTIVKRGAPTIANDVLRWARRIFDYGIKRHMLQYNPASAFDLSDAGGREEARERALSGDELVLLFQAMRDAKGFSYENLLAVKLLLLLAVRKGELVGARWAEFNLDQAVWCLPAERTKTEAAIDIPLPVPAVDALRELHRLACGSEWVFPARKVQHRMIPHIHENTLNVALSKVKPLMPGVEPFCVHDFRRTARTHLAALGVDPHIAERCLNHKIKGVEGIYNRHDYFEERRKALELWAKYLESCEKGEGWNVVPFRRSMG from the coding sequence ATGGGCAAGCTGACCGACGTGGAAATCCGTAATTGGATCAAGGCCGGGGAACGGTTCGATATGCGGAGCATCGGCGATGGGCTTTATCTCCGGTATCGCGAAGCGGACGCCGTTCCCCTCTGGCGGTTCCGCTACCGCATCGGCGGGAAGCAACGGGTGATGAACCTGGGAGGCTATGGCGACCTATCCCTAGCCGATGCCAGGAAGACCGCCAAGGAACTCAGGGCGCGTGTCGCCTTGGGCCATGACGTGGCCGCAGAGAAGCAGGAACGCAAGGCGGAAGCCGTCGCCAAGATGGAAGCCGGGAAGAACGCTTTGACCGTGGCGAAGCTATCCGATGAATACTTTGAACGCATGATCCTGGGGCGCTGGAAACATCCCAACATCGTGCGGAGCCGGATCGAGAAGGACATCAAGCCGAGCATCGGCAAGTTGAAGGTCGAGGATGTGAAGCCCTCCCACATAGACGCGATGCTCCAAACCATCGTCAAGCGCGGCGCTCCCACCATCGCGAACGATGTACTGCGGTGGGCGCGGCGCATATTCGATTACGGCATCAAGCGCCACATGCTGCAATACAATCCGGCGTCTGCGTTCGACCTGTCCGATGCGGGCGGCAGGGAGGAAGCGCGGGAACGGGCGCTGTCCGGGGATGAACTGGTGTTGTTGTTCCAGGCCATGCGCGACGCCAAGGGTTTCAGCTATGAAAACCTGCTGGCCGTGAAGCTGTTGCTGCTGCTGGCTGTGCGGAAGGGCGAACTGGTCGGGGCGCGGTGGGCCGAATTCAACCTTGACCAAGCCGTCTGGTGTCTGCCAGCCGAGCGCACGAAAACCGAAGCGGCCATCGATATTCCCTTGCCGGTCCCGGCTGTGGACGCCTTGCGCGAGTTGCACCGGCTGGCGTGCGGTTCCGAGTGGGTATTTCCGGCGCGGAAGGTCCAACACCGGATGATTCCGCATATCCACGAAAATACCTTGAACGTCGCGCTTTCCAAGGTGAAGCCGCTTATGCCCGGCGTGGAACCCTTCTGCGTCCATGATTTCCGGCGCACGGCCCGTACCCACTTGGCGGCGCTTGGCGTCGATCCGCATATCGCCGAACGGTGCTTGAACCACAAAATCAAGGGTGTTGAGGGCATCTATAACCGGCACGATTATTTCGAGGAACGCCGGAAAGCCTTGGAGCTTTGGGCGAAGTATCTCGAATCGTGCGAGAAGGGGGAGGGCTGGAATGTGGTGCCATTCCGGCGCTCAATGGGGTGA
- a CDS encoding type IIL restriction-modification enzyme MmeI yields MHELRENWLNPPEWTERVPEVVPGYPDRILPKPGHAADLKKRTLTHLYNTRPAWLDNAHKALDQAVAAAYGWTDYTEAMSDAEILGRLLKLNLERA; encoded by the coding sequence TTGCACGAATTGCGGGAAAACTGGCTCAACCCGCCCGAATGGACCGAGCGCGTGCCGGAAGTGGTGCCGGGCTATCCCGACCGCATCCTCCCCAAGCCGGGCCACGCAGCCGACCTGAAAAAGCGCACCCTGACCCACCTCTACAACACCCGCCCCGCTTGGCTGGATAACGCCCATAAAGCCTTGGATCAAGCCGTGGCCGCTGCCTACGGCTGGACCGACTACACGGAGGCCATGTCCGACGCGGAAATCCTGGGGCGGCTCTTGAAACTCAACCTGGAACGGGCGTGA
- a CDS encoding lipopolysaccharide biosynthesis protein, which yields MNPLKKLATQTAVYGLSSIVGRFLNYLLVPLYTYTFKAEAYGVVSEFYAYAGFFAVLLTFGLETGYFRFRNREGAQAAGAYPAALGVLWLANLMFVAVVVAFRQPLAEALRYPDHAEYLVWFALILALDALSALPFARLRAEERAWRFAGVKLTEIAAAIGLNLWFLLGWPWLAGAWPDSPLAAAYDPALGVGYIFLANLIASVFKMLLLLPQLRGCDWRAGLPVIRPLLAYSLPMVVIGFAGVINEMLDRAILKYMLPYGPDENLRILGVYGACYKLSILMTLFVQAFRYAGEPFFFAYAGRADAKKAYALVLKYFVILCVFIFLLVTLYLDAFKLFIGPEYREGLDVVPILLMANLFLGVYVNLSVWYKLTDRTLMGAWVSLGAAVLTVGLNIWWIPTLGYRGSAWAHLASYGGMALVSYLLGRRYYPVPYPLARIGAYLLFGLALYGVDREFVQNCGWNPWGVGSALLGLYLAVSLVADFRPSRLRAL from the coding sequence TTGAATCCGCTCAAGAAACTCGCCACCCAAACCGCCGTCTACGGGCTGAGCAGCATCGTGGGCCGCTTCCTCAACTATCTGCTGGTGCCGCTCTACACCTACACCTTCAAGGCGGAAGCCTATGGCGTGGTATCGGAGTTCTATGCCTACGCCGGCTTTTTCGCGGTGCTGCTGACCTTCGGGCTGGAAACCGGCTACTTCCGCTTCCGCAACCGGGAAGGCGCCCAGGCCGCCGGGGCTTATCCGGCGGCCTTGGGCGTTCTGTGGCTGGCGAACCTGATGTTCGTGGCCGTTGTGGTGGCGTTCCGGCAACCCTTGGCGGAGGCCTTGCGCTATCCCGACCACGCCGAATATCTGGTGTGGTTCGCCCTGATCCTGGCCCTGGACGCGCTCTCGGCCCTGCCCTTCGCCCGGCTGCGGGCGGAGGAACGGGCTTGGCGCTTCGCGGGCGTGAAGTTGACCGAAATCGCCGCCGCCATCGGCCTGAACCTGTGGTTCCTACTGGGCTGGCCCTGGCTGGCCGGTGCCTGGCCGGATTCGCCGCTGGCCGCAGCCTATGATCCCGCCCTGGGCGTGGGCTATATCTTCCTCGCCAACCTCATCGCCAGCGTGTTCAAGATGCTGTTGTTGCTGCCACAACTGCGCGGCTGCGACTGGCGGGCGGGCTTGCCGGTGATCCGGCCCTTGCTGGCCTATTCGCTGCCCATGGTGGTCATCGGCTTCGCGGGCGTCATCAACGAGATGCTGGACCGAGCCATCCTCAAATACATGCTGCCCTACGGCCCGGACGAGAACCTCCGCATCCTCGGCGTCTATGGCGCGTGCTACAAGCTGTCGATCCTGATGACCTTGTTCGTGCAGGCCTTCCGCTACGCCGGGGAGCCGTTCTTCTTCGCCTATGCGGGCCGGGCCGACGCCAAGAAAGCCTATGCCTTGGTGCTGAAATATTTCGTGATCCTCTGCGTGTTCATCTTCCTGCTGGTGACGTTGTACCTGGACGCCTTCAAGCTGTTCATCGGCCCCGAATACCGCGAGGGTTTGGACGTGGTGCCCATCCTGCTCATGGCGAACTTATTCCTGGGCGTCTACGTCAACCTCTCGGTCTGGTACAAACTGACCGACCGCACCCTGATGGGGGCGTGGGTGTCGCTGGGGGCAGCGGTGCTGACGGTCGGGCTCAATATCTGGTGGATTCCGACCCTGGGCTACCGGGGTTCGGCCTGGGCGCATCTGGCCTCGTATGGCGGGATGGCCCTGGTGTCCTATCTGCTGGGGCGGCGTTATTACCCGGTGCCCTACCCCTTGGCGCGGATCGGTGCCTATCTGCTGTTCGGCCTGGCGCTCTACGGGGTGGACCGCGAGTTCGTGCAGAACTGCGGTTGGAATCCCTGGGGCGTCGGCAGCGCCCTGCTCGGGCTTTATCTGGCCGTGAGCCTCGTGGCGGATTTCCGGCCCTCGCGACTACGGGCGCTCTGA
- a CDS encoding NUDIX hydrolase → MKFCTHCGGPLHQSIPQGDDRLRHICGVCGSIHYQNPKMIAGCIPVFGDRVLLCKRAIEPRLGFWTLPAGFMELGETLAEAARREAWEEATVEVELEPLYTLFSLPHISQVYAFFRANMVEERYAAGEESLEVRLFREEEIPWDEISFETVHRALRFFFEDRRKGGFEFRMEDIGPDSRRMRKP, encoded by the coding sequence ATGAAATTTTGCACGCACTGCGGCGGTCCGCTGCATCAAAGCATTCCCCAGGGCGACGACCGCCTCCGGCATATCTGCGGCGTTTGCGGCAGCATCCATTACCAGAATCCCAAGATGATCGCCGGTTGCATCCCGGTATTTGGCGACCGGGTGTTGCTGTGCAAGCGGGCCATCGAACCGCGCCTGGGATTCTGGACCCTGCCCGCCGGTTTCATGGAATTGGGCGAAACCCTGGCCGAAGCCGCCCGCCGCGAGGCTTGGGAGGAAGCCACGGTCGAGGTTGAATTGGAGCCTTTGTATACCCTGTTCAGCCTGCCGCATATCTCGCAGGTCTACGCCTTTTTCCGGGCGAACATGGTGGAAGAGCGCTACGCCGCCGGGGAGGAAAGCCTGGAAGTGCGCTTGTTCCGGGAAGAGGAGATTCCCTGGGACGAAATCTCGTTCGAGACGGTCCACCGGGCCTTGCGGTTCTTCTTCGAGGACCGGCGGAAGGGAGGGTTCGAATTCAGGATGGAGGATATTGGGCCGGATTCGCGGCGGATGCGGAAGCCCTAG
- a CDS encoding Crp/Fnr family transcriptional regulator: MAPNPALAGLKTIPYFMEVSDEALERLAGSALKKTYPKNAVVINEGDEAGALFIVLSGKIQAYLSNESGRTVTLSTQEAGSVFGELSLLDGEPRSASVITLEPTSCFLIPRTAFQNWLKDHPDAAGSIIHNLTKRIRTLTESVRGLALSDVYGRLVKTLQNMAVECEGGWMIRGKPSHQDLANVVGCSREMVSRIMKDLGRGGYIETEGKVLRIVRKLPTSW, translated from the coding sequence ATGGCGCCGAATCCAGCACTGGCGGGATTGAAAACCATCCCTTATTTCATGGAAGTGTCCGACGAAGCGCTGGAACGGCTGGCCGGATCCGCGCTCAAGAAGACCTACCCGAAAAACGCCGTGGTCATCAACGAGGGCGACGAGGCCGGTGCCCTGTTCATCGTGCTGAGCGGGAAGATACAGGCCTATCTCAGCAACGAATCGGGCCGCACCGTGACACTCTCGACCCAGGAGGCCGGGTCGGTGTTCGGCGAACTGTCCCTGCTCGACGGCGAGCCGCGCTCGGCCTCGGTCATCACCCTAGAACCCACCTCCTGCTTCCTGATCCCGCGCACCGCCTTCCAGAACTGGCTGAAGGACCACCCCGACGCGGCGGGCTCGATCATCCACAACCTGACCAAGCGCATCCGCACCCTGACCGAGAGCGTGCGCGGGTTGGCCTTGTCCGATGTCTACGGGCGCTTGGTAAAGACCTTGCAGAATATGGCGGTGGAATGCGAAGGCGGTTGGATGATCCGGGGCAAGCCCAGCCACCAGGATTTGGCGAACGTGGTGGGCTGTTCCCGCGAGATGGTCAGCCGGATCATGAAGGATTTGGGCCGGGGCGGCTATATCGAGACCGAGGGCAAGGTGCTGCGCATCGTCCGCAAACTGCCGACCTCCTGGTGA